Proteins from a single region of Shinella zoogloeoides:
- a CDS encoding GFA family protein, with protein MNREGGCACGAIRFTTGAAPLGTGACHCTNCQKFSGGGPNYVALLPKGALSVARGAPKLFCDRGDSGGAVQRAFCPDCGTPLWSIPESAPFMTVKVGAFDDSADLGPMLHIYCVSAPAWHPIPEGMARFDKMPPPHTAPA; from the coding sequence TGCGGCGCCATCCGCTTTACCACCGGGGCCGCGCCGCTCGGCACGGGCGCCTGCCACTGCACCAACTGCCAGAAATTCTCGGGCGGCGGGCCGAACTACGTCGCGCTTCTGCCGAAGGGCGCGCTCAGCGTCGCGCGTGGCGCGCCAAAACTGTTCTGCGACCGGGGAGACAGCGGCGGCGCGGTGCAGCGCGCCTTCTGCCCCGATTGCGGAACCCCGCTCTGGAGCATCCCCGAGAGCGCGCCCTTCATGACCGTCAAGGTCGGGGCCTTCGACGACAGCGCGGATCTGGGGCCCATGCTCCACATCTATTGCGTATCGGCGCCCGCCTGGCATCCCATTCCCGAGGGGATGGCACGGTTCGATAAAATGCCGCCGCCGCATACAGCGCCGGCCTGA